A segment of the Candidatus Andeanibacterium colombiense genome:
CCGCCCCGATCGTCGCATAGCGCATCGCCTCGACGAGCCGCCTGCGGGCATCCTCGGGGACCGGCAGCAGATTGTCGAACGCAGCGTCAATATCCTCGGCGATGCGGTCCATGCCGCGCGCAAGCACACCATCGACGACGCCGGTGATCGCCATTTCGCTCAATTGTCCCGGTCGGGGTCGAGCGGCACGGCGCCCGCAGGCTTGCCGTCATTGCCGGCGACGATCTTCTCGATCCGCGCCTGTGCCGCATCGAGCCGGGCCTGGCAGTGCTTCCGCAGTGCTTCGCCCCGCTCGTAGAGCGTAAGCGATTCGTCGAGCGGCACTTCGCCCCCTTCGAGCCTGCGGACCACATCCTCGAGCGCGCGCAGCGCATCTTCGAAGTTCATCGCGGCAATGTTTTCGGCGGTTTCGTCCATCGGGCCAAGCAATGGCGGGGACAAGCCGCAGGGTCAAGCATGCCAAAGCCCTTGGGGGGCTAGCGATGCGCGCAAGCCCCCGCTAAGGGCCGCTCATGTCCCAGATCACTCCCGAAATCGTGGCTGAGCATGGCCTCAGCCCGTCCGAATACCAGACCATCCTCGACCGGATGGGCCGCGAGCCCAATCTGGTGGAACTCGGCATCTTCTCGGTGATGTGGAGCGAGCATTGTTCGTACAAGAGCTCGCGTCTGCATCTGAAGAAGCTGCCGACCAAGGCGCCGTGGGTGATCTGCGGCCCGGGCGAGAACGCGGGCGTGATCGATATCGGCGACGGGCAGGCGGCGATCTTCAAGATGGAGAGCCACAACCACCCGAGCTACATCGAACCCTACCAGGGCGCGGCGACCGGCGTCGGCGGAATCCTGCGTGACGTGTTCACGATGGGCGCGCGGCCGGTGGCCAATATGAACGCGCTGCGCTTCGGGCGGCCCGATCATCCGAAGATGAAGCACCTCGTGAAGGGTGTGGTGGAGGGGATCGGCGGCTACGGCAATTGCGTCGGCGTGCCGACGGTCGGCGGCGAGACCAATTTCCACAAGGCTTATGACGGCAACATCCTGGTCAACGCGATGACCGTGGGCGTAGCCGAGCAGAACAAGATCTTCTATTCGGCCGCGACCGGACTCGGCAATCCGATCGTCTATGTCGGCTCGAAGACCGGCCGCGACGGGATCCACGGTGCGACGATGGCCTCGGCCGATTTCGGCGAGGATTCCGATGCCAAGCGCCCGACGGTTCAGGTGGGCGATCCGTTTACCGAGAAGCTGCTGATCGAGGCCTGCCTCGAACTGATGGCGACCGACGCGATCGTCGCGATCCAGGACATGGGCGCGGCCGGCTTGACCTCGAGCTCGGTCGAGATGGCGAGCAAGGGCGGCGCCGGCATCCGGCTAAACATGAACATGGTGCCCTGCCGCGAGACCGGCATGACTCCTTACGAGATGATGCTGTCGGAATCGCAGGAGCGGATGCTGATGGTGCTCAAGCCCGGCAAGGAGCCGATGGCTGAAGCGATCTTCACCAAGTGGGAACTCGATTTCGCGGTGATCGGCGAAGTCACTGACACCGGCCACATGGTACTCGAATTCGACGGCGAAGTGGTGTGCGACATTCCGCTCGGCCCGCTGGCAGACGATGCGCCCGAATACGACCGCCCGTCGATGCCGAAGGACGAATACCGCGCCTGGGCGAAGATCGCCCCGCTGATCGACGTGCCCGAAAGCACCGATATCGGCGCAGATCTGCTCAAGCTCATGGGTTCGCCCGATCTCGCGAGCCGCGCATGGATCTGGCAGCAATACGACAGCCAGGTCGGTGCCGACACGCTCCAGCTGTCGGGCGGCGATGCGGCGGTGGTGCGGGTCCACGGGACGCCCAAGGCGCTCGCGATCACCACCGATTGCACCCCGCGCTATTGCTATGCCAATCCCTATGAAGGCGGCAAGCAGGCGATCGCCGAAGCCTGGCGCAACCTCTGTGCGGTCGGCGCGCGGCCGCTCGCGGTGACCAATTGCCTTAATTTCGGCAATCCCGAACGGCCCGAGATCATGGCCCAGTTCACCGGCTGCCTCGAAGGCATGAGCGAGGCCTGCATCGCGCTCGACTTCCCGATCGTGAGCGGAAACGTGTCGCTCTACAACGAGAGCAAGGCGACCGGTGGCGGCTCGGCGATCCTCCCGACTCCGGCGATCGGCGGGGTCGGGATCCTCGACGATTCAAGCAAGATGGCGACGATCGCGTTCAAGGCCGAGGGCCAGGCGATCGTGGTGCTCGGCAGCAATCCGGTCGAAACCGTCGATCGGGACGATTCGGTCGGCGAGATCGGCGGCGCCCTCGGGCAGTCGCTGTGGCTGCGCGAGATCGGCGGGCTCGAAGCCGGCCTTCCTCCGGTGGTCGATCTTCAGCGCGAGCGCGCCAATGGCGAATTCGTCCGCCGCTTGATCGACCAGGGCAGCGTCACCGCGGTCCACGACATTTCCGATGGCGGAGCCGCGGTCGCATTGGCCGAAATGGCGCTGGCCGGAAACCTCGGCGCGACCGTTCTCACGGTCGGGAACGCCACGCTCGACGCGTTCGGGGAAGATCAGGGCCGCTACATCGTGACCCTGCCGTGGCTGGACGGCGCAAGCTGGGATGCGTTCAAGGCCGAAGCCGACGCTGCTGGGGTCGTTGCATCCTGGATCGGCGGAACCGGTGGCAACCGGATCCTGTGGACCGACGGCGAGGATAGTCCGGTCGCCGACGTCCCGCTCGCAGCCCTGCGCGAAGCGAGCGTCAGCTTCTTCCGCGACTGGATGGAAGGCTGAACTCAAGCTGGACGCCCCGGACCTGTTCCCGGGGTGACGGCACGGTTTAGGCTGCCGCCTGTTGCCCGAGAATATCGTAGGGATCGACGCCGTGTGCGCGCCAGATGCGGTGGACGTCCTGATAGTGCCGCGCCGGGGTGATATTGAGCTTCGCCCGCACCTCCGCCAACGGCAGCGGCAGGATTTCGCGCACCGCCAGTTCCGCCAACCGCGGGCACGCCTTGCCGAGCCGCTGCCCTTCCCGCACCGCCGCGAAGATCGGCGACTTGGGGGCTTCCTTGCGGATTTCCCACGCGCCGGCATAGGCGATCAGCAGATGCGCGGGCGACGGCTGCTGACTGTAGGTGAAAGCGAGCACGCATTGTTCGCCGAGCGCGTCGCGGCCGTAGCCGGTGAGGACGTGCAGCAGATCGTGCGTGTCGCGGATACGGTGGAGATAGAGGCCGAACTGGTCCTCATAGCGCGGTCGATCGGCCAGGAAGCCCTCGAATTCGTCGACCAGCCCCTGTGCGGTCAGCTCTTCGCTTTCCATGAAATCGCAATAGGCGTGGGCAACGCTGCCCTCCGGCATCCGCCGAAGCGCCGCGTGATCGTCGAGGATCGCCGGCAGCGACGGCTCGCTGGCGATGATCCGTTGGCCGCGTTCGCCCGCGAGGAACGCGTTGGCGGCGGCCGGCATGCCTTTCCACGGAAGCGATTCGAAGATGTGGAACACCTCGCCGGTGTTTTCCTTGTCCTTCACCAGCTCACGGAAATGGCGCCACGCCTTGAGCGGACGATAGCGCGTGCGATCGCGGCGCGGGTCCATCACCGGCAGTTCCAGGGTGGAACGAGCATGGGTTTCAAACGCCGGCGCGGTCGCGATCTCACGGGAAAAGGATAGCATGTCCATGCAGGGGATATCGCAACTACTGACATTGATGTCAATAAGCGTCAGCCGGGATCCGCGCTCTTGATCTGGAACGGCTGGAACTCACAGGTCTCCGCATTGGTCAGCAGATAGATGACGTCGCGATTGACCGCCTGCCGGTCGAGCGCGACCGCCACGCCCATGTACTCCGCGGCATAATCGAGATCGCCCGGGCGCAGATTGCGCGGCAGACCGTATTTCACGTAGGTGTGATCGAACATCTCGATGCTCTCGGCATGGAGATACCAGCTCTTGCCCCAGGCCGACTGTTTCAGCGTCGCATTGGGCAAGCTCGGCAGGCAGGGCGGCGCCTGCGCCGGTGCTTCCTGCGCGGCCAGGATCAGCAGGGCGGCAAGAACCATCAGCCTTTTACCCATTCGCTCTGCGGGATGCCGAGCAGTTCGAGGATCGCGGTCAGATCCCCCCGGTCGATCCAGCCATTGGCGGCGGCGCGCGCCTTGGGCTTCGCGCGATAGGCGACGCCGTAAGTGGCCGCCTCGAGCATCGGGATGTCGTTGGCGCCGTCCCCGGTCGCGAGTGAGATCGCGTCGGCGCCGAGTTGCTCCAGTTCCTCCAGCAGTACCGCCCGCTTAACGCTGCTGTCCGTGATCGGGCCGACCAGCCCGCCGGTCAGCGTGCTCTCGACGACTTCGAGCCGGTTCGCGACCACGCGTTCAAAGCCGAGCATTTCGGCCACCGGATCGGCAAACTGATGGAACCCGCCGGTAACCAGCACGGTCTTGCAGCCCTTGCTCTTGAGCGTCTCGACCAGCGTCTTCGCGCCGGCCATCGGCTTGATCCGAGTGGCGAGGCATTCGGCGATCTTGCTGTCGGACAGATCCTTCAGCAGCAGCACCCGTTCGCGGAGCGCACTTTCGAAATCGAGTTCACCCTGCATCGCCCGTTCGGTGATCGCGGCGATCTGCGGCTTGAGGCCGGCGAAATCGGCGAGTTCATCGATGCATTCCTGGCCGATCATGGTTGAATCCATGTCCGACACGAACAGATGCGGGATGCCGAAAGTGGCGTCGGAGACGATCAGGTCGGACGGCTGGAAATGCACGTCGAGCACCCGCGCGAGCGTCGCCGCGTCGCCTGCTGGCAGCATCAGTTCGAGCACCTGGCTGCAGAATTCGAGCATCTCGGCCTGCGCGATCCGCAGCCCTTCGGCTTCCAGCGCGGCGGTCGCGGCATCAAGTCTTGCCGAAAGCGTGGCGGGGTCTGCTATCAGGCGGGCAATGAGCAACGGGGAAACTCCAACGAAAGAGCTCGCGCTCATCGCAGGGCCGACCGCGAGCGGCAAGAGCGATCTGGCGGTCCGGCTCGCGCTTGCGCTGGAACAGCGCGGCCGCCGGGGCGTGGTAGTCAATGCCGACAGCGCGCAGGTCTACGCCGACCTCGCGGTGCTGAGCGCGCGGCCGTCCGAAGCCGAGATGCGCGGGGTCGAACACCGCCTATTCGGCGCATGGGACGGCGCGGAAAGCTGCTCCGCGGCCGATTGGGCAGCCGCGGCGAAGCACGCAATCGCGGCGATCCAGGCCGAAGGCGCGGTGCCGATCCTGGTCGGCGGAACCGGCCTCTATATCCGCACCTTGCTCGACGGGATCGCGCCGGTGCCGGCGATCGATCCCGCCGTGCGCGACGCTGTGCGCGCCCTGCCCGTCGCCGAAGCCTATGCCGCCCTGCAGGCCGAGGATCCCGACCGCGCGGCCGCACTCAATCCCGCCGACACCACCCGCATCGCCCGTTCGCTCGAAGTGGTGCGCTCCACCGGCAAGCCGCTCGCTTACTGGCAGGAGCAGCGCGAAGGCGGGATCGGTGGCGAGGTGGCGCTCCATCCGGCGGTGCTCCTCCCGCCGCGCGAAGAAATCTACCGCCGCTGCGATGCACGTTTCGCCCGGATGCTCGACACGGGCGCGGTCGGGGAAGTCGAAGCGCTGCTCGCCCGCGATCTCGATCCCGCCCTGCCCGTCATGCGCGCGATCGGGGTGCCCGAGATCGCCGCGCTGATCCGCGGAGAAATCACCCGCGAACAGGCGATCGGACGCGGCGCGCAGGCGACACGAAATTACGCCAAGCGGCAATATACCTGGGCGCGGCACCAGTTTTCGGGCGATTGGAACCGGTTTGCATCACACGATTCCGATATTTCGACCTATTTTGAAAGATTATTACTCATTTAACCGTTGACGCGTTACAAACGATCCCGTAGCAGCCTCCCCAAGCCGAGGTCGTAACGACCCGCGCAAGTTTGGAGAGGCGACCCGGCGCAGCCTACTGCGCCGGGTCGGTTTTTTTAAGGCAACTGGCCGGCGCAGCCTACTGCGCCGGGTCGGTTTTTTAAGGAGGCAGGAAGGCTTAAAAGCCCCCGCCCAGCATCGATACGCAGGAGGACCGAAGCCGCATAGCGGCCGGTCGAGGAACGAAGGAATTCAACGTGGCCGAAGAAAAAAGCGGCGCGGCAATCTTGGTCGAAAGTCTGGTTCGCCAGGGTGTCGAATATGTGTTCGGCTATCCCGGCGGCGCGGTGCTGCCGATCTATGACGAGCTGTTCACCGACCAGCGCATCCGCCACATCCTCGTCCGGCACGAAGCCGGCGCGGCCCATGCGGCCGAAGGCTATGCCCGTTCGACCGGCAAGCCCGGCGTCGTGCTGGTCACCTCTGGCCCGGGTGCGACCAATGCCGTCACCGGCATTGCAGATGCCTTCATGGATTCGATTCCGATGGTCGTCATCACCGGCCAGGTCGCGACCAATCTGATCGGCTCGGACGCGTTCCAGGAAGCCGATACGATCGGCATCACCCGCCACTGCACCAAGCACAACTATCTGGTGAAGGATCCTCAGGAACTCGCCGCGACGCTCGACGAGGCGTTCCAGATCGCCACCACCGGCCGTCCGGGCCCGGTTTTGGTCGACATTCCCAAGAATGTGCAGGTCGCCCTCGCCAGCTGGCATGACGGCGAAATCCAGCGCAAGATCCGCTACGCGCCGAACCTGGCCGGTAGCATCGACGAGATCGCCGAGGCGGTCGACCTGATCGCCAATGCCAAGCGGCCGCTGTTCTATACGGGCGGCGGCGTCATCAACTCGGGCCCGCGCGCGACCGAACTGCTGCGCCAGTTTCAGGAACTGACCGGCGCTCCCGTCACCAGCACGCTGATGGGCCTGGGCGCCTTCCCGCATGACCATGCCGACTGGCTCGGGATGCTCGGGATGCACGGCACCTATGAGGCCAATCTGGCGATGAACCGGTGCGATGTGATGATCAACATCGGTGCGCGCTTCGACGATCGGGTTACCGGGCGGCTCGATGCATTCTCGCCTGACTCGACCAAGATCCACGTCGATATCGATCGCTCGTCGATCAACAAGATCATCCCGGTCGATCTCGGCATCGTCGGCGATTGCGCGACCGTGCTCGAGCAATTGATCGCCGTTTGGGGCAGCCGCAAGCCGGCCGACATCTCCGCGTGGAAGGCGCAGGTCGAGGAATGGCGCGGCAAACAGAGCCTCGCCTATCCGGCGCAGAGCAAAGCCGGCGGGATCATGCCGCAGTACGCGATCGAGCGGCTCCATGCGCTCACCCGCAGCCATGACCCGATAATCACCACCGAGGTCGGCCAGCACCAGATGTGGGCCGCGCAATATTTCGGTTTCGACAAGCCGAACAAGTGGCTCACGAGCGGCGGTCTTGGCACGATGGGCTACGGCCTGCCCGCCGCGATCGGCGCGCAGCTCGGCAATCCAGGCACGCTGGTGATCGACATCGCCGGCGAAGCCTCGATCCAGATGAACATCCAGGAGCTCGGCACCGCCAGCCAGTTCCGCCTGCCGGTGAAGGTGTTCATCCTCAACAACGAATACATGGGCATGGTCCGCCAGTGGCAGGAACTGACCTATGAAAGCCGCTATTCGAACAGCTATTCCGACAGCCTGCCCGATTTCGTGCGGCTGGCCGAGGCTTACGGCTGGAAGGGCATCCGGATCGAAGACCAGGCGGATCTCGACGCCGGGATTCAGGAAATGATCGCTTATGACGGGCCGGTGATCGTCGATTGCCGGGTCGCGCAGGATGCGAACTGCTTCCCGATGATCCCCTCGGGCGCGGCCCATACCGAAATGCTGCTCTATGGCGACATGGTCGCGGGCACGATGGACGACGAAGCGAAGGCATTGGTCTGATGGCCGTCTCGGGTGAGATCGGGCTTGTGCTACTGGTGCTAGTCGCACTTTACTGCATCGTGCAGGCAATCCGTGATTTCCGTCGCAAGCAATACGTATGGTCGGCACTCGCGCTAGGATGCTTTGGCATATTGGCGGCGATGCCATTTCCAACCCATTCCGTGACTATTGATCTACCAAGGCCCTCAAAATGAAAATCCAACGGCAAGCCGGCGAACGGCACGTCCTCACCATCCTGGTCGATAACGAAGCGGGCATACTGGCGAAGATCGCCGGCCTGTTCACCGCGCGCGGCTATAATATCGACAGCCTGACCGTGGCCGATATCTCGGACAACCACGCGATCAGCCGGATCACCATCGTCACCAACGGGCCTCCTGCCGTGATCGACCAGATCCACGCCCAGCTCGAACGGCTGGTGCCGGTGCACAAGGTGATCGACCTTTCCGAAGCCGGCCCGCATGTCGAGCGCGAGCTGGCGCTGATCAAGGTATCCGGCAAGGGCGACAACCGGGTCGAGGCCTTGCGCCTGGCCGATGTGTTCCGCGCCAAGGTGGTCGATACCACCACCGCGAGCTTCATTTTCGAACTCACCGGTCCGCCCGACAAGATCGACAGCTTCGTTACGCTGATGCGCGAGCTGGGGCTGGTCGAGGTCGGCCGTACCGGCGTGGTCGGGATGCTGCGCGGCCCGGAAGGGCTTTAAGGCTTGCCTCACCGCCTCTGCGGTTGCAGAGGCCCTGCCAAATTCTTTGGCCATATTTGACGGCCCGCGCGGCTTGCGGGCGACGGACTGACAGGAAGAAGAACAATGAAAGTCTATTACGACGCCGATGCGGACCTGAACCTGGTCACCGGCAAGAACATCGCGATCGTCGGCTACGGCAGCCAAGGCCACGCCCATGCGCAGAATTTGCGCGACAGCGGCGTCAAGAACGTCGCGATCGCGCTGCGCCCCGGCTCGGCCTCGGCCAAGAAGGCCGAAGGCGCCGGGTTCACCGTGATGAGCAACAAGGAAGCGGCCGGATGGGCCGACATATTGATGATCCTCGCGCCGGACGAGCACCAGGCCGCGATCTGGGAGAACGATCTCAAGGGCAACATGAAGCAGGGCGCCGCGCTCGCCTTCGCCCACGGGCTCAACATCCACTTCGGCCTGATCGAAGCCCCGGAAGACATCGACGTGATCATGATCGCGCCGAAGGGCCCGGGCCACACCGTCCGCGGCGAATATGTGAAGGGTGGCGGTGTGCCGTGCCTGATCGCGGTCCATCAGGATGCCAGCGGCAACGCCCATGACGTGGCCCTCGCCTATGCGAGCGGCGTCGGCGGCGGCCGCTCGGGCGTGATCGAAACCAACTTCAAGGAAGAATGCGAAACCGATCTGTTCGGCGAGCAGGCAGTCCTCTGCGGCGGCATCACCCACCTGATCCAGGCCGGGTTCGAAACGCTGGTCGAAGCCGGCTACGCCCCCGAAATGGCCTATTTCGAGTGCCTCCACGAAACCAAGCTGATCGTCGACCTGCTGTATGAAGGCGGCATCGCCAACATGCGCTACTCGATCTCGAACACCGCCGAATATGGCGACATCACTTCGGGCCCGCGCGTGATCACCGAAGAGACCAAGTGGGAAATGAAGAAGATCCTCGAAGACATCCAGTCGGGTCGCTTCGTGAAGAACTTCGTGCTCGACAACCGCGCCGGCCAGCCCGAGCTGAAGGCCGCCCGCAAGGCCGCCGCCGCGCACCCGATCGAACAGACCGGCGCCCGCCTGCGTGCGATGATGCCGTGGATCGGCGCGAACAAGCTGGTCGACACGACGAAGAACTGAGAGTGGGGGTCAGCCCCCTCTCCGCCTCCGGCTAGATCCCTGCGGGATCAACCCTCCGTATCCTCTCCCCCGCGGGGGAGAGGATAGCAGGGCTTGCCGCTTCAGCGGCTAGCGACGCTTGGAGAGGGGGCCCGGGGGTTAACGATAGACAACGTCAACCAGCCGCGCCAAACTGGCTCCCGAAGATTCCTTCACCTCGGGAGACCCCACAATGCGTAAGCTTCCTATCGCTCTCGCCGCAACCGTCGGCGCGGCGCTCCTTTCGGTCGGCACCGTCTATGCCCAGGGCGGCCCCGCTCCGCAGCCGCCCGGCAAGCCCGATCCCGCGCTGGTCACCGCCGGCAATTACACGATCGACGGCGGCCACAGCCAGGTGCTCTTCACCTATGAGCACTTCGGCCTGACCAGCAACATGGGCCTCGCTTCGGGTGCGACCGGTTCGCTCACGCTCGATCCGGCGGCTCCGGCCAATGCCAAGCTCTCGGTCGATGTGCCGATCTCCACGATCCACACCACCATCGCCGCGCTCGACGAGGAATTCCAGGCCAAGGCATGGTTCGACGCCGCGACCTATCCGACCGCCCATTTCGAATCGACCAAGGTCACCGTCAACGGCACCTCGGCGACGATCGACGGCAATCTGACGATCAAGGGTATCACCAAGCCCGCGACGATCAACGCGACCTTCGCCGCTGCGGGCACCAACCCGTTCTCGAAGAAGGAAACCGTGGCGTTCAAGGGCAGCGCCGCGATCAAGCGCAGCGATTTCGGCCTCGGCAACGCCGTGCCGCTGGTCGCCGACAAGGTCGATCTGCTGATCACGGTCGGCTTCGAAAAGTCGTAATAATCCGCGTCATTGCGAGCGTAGCGAAGCAATCCAGAGCCGGTCAAACCGCCCTGGATTGCTTCGTCGGCTCCGCCTCCTCGCAATGACGACTTGTTTTTTACCCCGCTATCGGCCATCTGGCGTCTCGATGACGAACCGCTCGATCCTGATCCTGCTTCGACTTACGCGCCCTTAGGCGCGTCTTTTGCCATGCGCGCGGCGCAGGGCACCCCGCCTAAGGGCTCTTCAGACCACCGGTAAAACAACAGGCGCGAAGGCTTTGCCGTGCGCGCCCAAGTCTCTAAGGCGAATACCCATGTCGATGCTCAAGGATCCGAGCCAGAAATATCGCCCCTTCCCGCAGGTCCCGATCACGGACCGGCAGTGGCCCTCCCGCACCATCACCGCACCGCCGCGCTGGCTCTCGACCGATCTGCGGGACGGCAACCAGTCGATCATCGATCCGATGGACGCGGTGAAGAAGAACCGCTTCTTCGATATGCTGGTCGAGGTCGGCCTGAAGGAAATCGAAGTCGGCTTCCCCGCCGCGGGCAAAACCGAGTTCGACTTCATCCAGTCGCTCGTCCAGGGCGGCCGCATCCCGGACGATGTGATCGTCCAGGTGCTGACCCAGTCGCGCGAGGATCTGATCCGCACCAGCTTCGAGAGCCTGCAGGGCGCGAAGCAGGCGATCGTCCATCTCTACAATGCGGTCAGCCCCGCATGGCGCGACATCGTGTTCCGCATGAGCCGCGACGAAGTGCGCGAAATCGCGGTCAGCGGCGCCAAGCTGCTGCGTGACGAGGCGGCCAGGCGCCCCGACACCGACTGGTATTTCGAATACAGCCCCGAGACCTTCAGCACCGCCGAGCTCGATTTCAGCCTCGAGGTCTGCGAAGCGGTGATGGATGTGCTGCAGCCGACCGAGGACCACAAATTGATCCTCAACCTGCCGGCGACGGTCGAAGCGGCAACGCCCAACATCTATGCCGACCAGATCGAGTATTTCTGCCGCAACCTGCCGCGCCGCAACACGGTCGCGGTCAGCCTGCACACGCATAACGACCGCGGCACCGGGGTCGCCGCGGCCGAACTGGGCCTGATGGCCGGCGCCGACCGCGTCGAAGGCTGCCTGTTCGGCAATGGCGAGCGCACCGGCAATTGCTGCCTGGTGACGGTCGGGCTCAATATGTACACGCAGGGCGTCGATCCGGGCCTCGATTTCTCGGACATCGATGCGATCATCGAGACGGTCGAATATTGCAACCAGATCCCGGTCCACCAGCGCCATCCCTATGGCGGCGAGCTGGTGTTTACCGCCTTCTCGGGTAGCCATCAGGACGCGATCAAGAAGGGCTTCGAAGCACAGGGCCAGCGCAACGACCAATTGTGGCGCGTGCCGTACCTGCCGATCG
Coding sequences within it:
- the leuA gene encoding 2-isopropylmalate synthase, with the protein product MSMLKDPSQKYRPFPQVPITDRQWPSRTITAPPRWLSTDLRDGNQSIIDPMDAVKKNRFFDMLVEVGLKEIEVGFPAAGKTEFDFIQSLVQGGRIPDDVIVQVLTQSREDLIRTSFESLQGAKQAIVHLYNAVSPAWRDIVFRMSRDEVREIAVSGAKLLRDEAARRPDTDWYFEYSPETFSTAELDFSLEVCEAVMDVLQPTEDHKLILNLPATVEAATPNIYADQIEYFCRNLPRRNTVAVSLHTHNDRGTGVAAAELGLMAGADRVEGCLFGNGERTGNCCLVTVGLNMYTQGVDPGLDFSDIDAIIETVEYCNQIPVHQRHPYGGELVFTAFSGSHQDAIKKGFEAQGQRNDQLWRVPYLPIDPHDLGRDYEAVIRVNSQSGKGGFAWVLEQDQGLKLPKRLQADFSKHVQRIADELGRELNAADIWQVFRESYFIKVDKRRFRLVDYDEGRAADGDRVFTGTIEVDGVAQSVSGRGKGLISSVLATLKDAFGVELEVRDYSEHALSTGTNAQAAAYLECALPDGRVVWGVGIDEDVASASVRAILSAANGATREG